GACGTTGACAAGAACGCCTTGCTCGTAGCGAGGACTAGATTAAGGGGTGAGGGTCTTGCAAACTTCGAGCTCGTCCGCTGCTCTTCAGCAGAGGCATTCAAAGCTGGCTCATTTGATCTGGTCGTTTTCAACCCACCCTACCTCCCCTCCGAAAGAATTGAAGACTTGGCGGTAGATGGTGGAGAAGGAGGTGCCGAGGTAACATTAAGTTGGCTAAAGGAGTGTGCTAGGGTGGTTAAGCCGTCTGGCAAAGTTGTTTTGATCACCTCAAGCTTAGCCTCTCAGGATCGGTTGATTAAAGGCGCTAGGCGTCTGGGTTTCAAGATTAAGCTTATTGCTACACAACCACTCTTTTTCGAAGAATTATATGCATATGAGCTCCGCTTAGGCTAAGATGTATGCAGCTCGACAACATCCCCATCCATAAGCCTAAAGTTTCTACCAACTTTGACGCCTTCTGGTAAACCTCTACGCCACAGTCGTGCAAAGCTGAAGAATTTTAGAAAGTCCTTATGTATCTTGGCGGCCAAATCTATCACGGTAGCGCCCCCATCGAGTAATATGGGTTTGTCTACTGGTTGCGAATTAGGCGCTTTGGTGTAAACCCTAATCTTTCCTAATTTGGACAATATCTGCTCCACGAGTTCGTCTTGATCAAGATGTTCGACGCATATGATGTTGCTGAACCCCATCCCCCTAACTGTATCCATAGCTGCTGTAGTGAGTGGTATGAACTGCAGATTTTTAGCCTCCCTACCGAAGATTACTGCTTCAAGATCATCTAGCGTGGCGTTTCTACTAACCTCTACTATGGCGTTTCTTATCATATACGATTTCAGAAAGTCAACAGCTTCTCTCTCGCTTAGGTAGTTTGAGCTCCCCACAACCCTTATCCCGCCTGAAGGTGTCTGTTTGATCTCTACGTCCAGCTTCGGCTTCTTAACTTCGATATTGTGCTCTTCAAACCACTCAACCAGCTCTCTAATGTATTCCACGCCCTCATCTTTCAGCGGCGTAAGGATCACGTCGCTGTTCCTCGCCACACTGAGAAACCGCTCTTGCTTCTCATCACCCAACCTTCTATCAAAAGGCGTAAGCACGAGCTGCAAAGTCAGCCCAGCACCTCTTAAGGCGCCAACGAGAGGTGAGGCTAAAGCCTCGTGTAGCTTAGCATTCTGCTTCGATATAGTGTTAAAGAAGTCTAGTGAAGTCTCTACGCTGCCCATCACCGCTGCTTGTAGCGCCCCTTCTTTTTTGATGACCCACTCGCTTCTTGTTGTGGTTCTTCGGCGAAGCCTAGCCCTCTCAAGCTCCTCCTCTAAGGCGGCTATCTGCCTCTTTATCGACATCTCGAGCTTCTCTGTACCCTTATGCTTAGGGAAACTTGAGTAGAACTCTTTAAGTAGCTTAAGTTTCTGGGCTGGATCCTTGGCTGCAATTGCTTCAGCCCACTTTGCCTTAGCCCGTTCTGGTAGGTTGGTAGGCATCTCCGCCCTACGTCCTTAAAGTAGATGGAGGGGCTAGATAAAGTCGTTTTTCGAGTGATAACCCTTTCCAGATACTATTTTAAGCGAAATCTTCATAACACATGAAATCAAGTAGCTCTGCGACTAAATGTGGTTGAACCGCTCCTACCCCTAATATTACTGCTTATAGGTCTGCTAGTAGGCTTTTTCTCCTCTCTACTGGGGCTAGGAGGAGGTGTGATTTTAGTCCCTATACTCATATTAGGTTTTGGTCTAACCACACAACGCTGTGAGCACAAGCTTAGTAGCTGTTTTAGCAACCGCTGCCTCAGCGACCTTGGAATATGCTAGGCAGAAGCGTATTGTATTCAGACTAGGTTTACTTACTATTGCCGCGACAATTCCAGGTGCGTTTTTAGGTGCTGATATCAGCCAGTATGTGTCATCACGGATGCTCGCAGCAATTTTTAGCGCGATCGTCCTCTGCCTCGGTTTTATTATGCTCTTTGGCCAAGAACCGAAAGGTGGAAGTGATCATCCCAACACCAAAAGGTTAGCCTCTGGGCACCTGTTAAGCCAACTTGCCTCTTTTTCACTTTTCTTCTGTGTAGGGTTAGTTGCCGGATTACTTGGTATTGGTGGTGGAATACTTGTTGTGCCTATTTACAATGTTCTTTTAGGTGTTGGAATATATTATGCTGTAGCAACATC
The sequence above is drawn from the Nitrososphaerota archaeon genome and encodes:
- a CDS encoding methyltransferase domain-containing protein, translating into MSEPYKPREDSLLLRRIVEGFSAEAALEIGCGVGFVLEALAQRCRWVVGVDVDKNALLVARTRLRGEGLANFELVRCSSAEAFKAGSFDLVVFNPPYLPSERIEDLAVDGGEGGAEVTLSWLKECARVVKPSGKVVLITSSLASQDRLIKGARRLGFKIKLIATQPLFFEELYAYELRLG
- a CDS encoding TGS domain-containing protein; this translates as MPTNLPERAKAKWAEAIAAKDPAQKLKLLKEFYSSFPKHKGTEKLEMSIKRQIAALEEELERARLRRRTTTRSEWVIKKEGALQAAVMGSVETSLDFFNTISKQNAKLHEALASPLVGALRGAGLTLQLVLTPFDRRLGDEKQERFLSVARNSDVILTPLKDEGVEYIRELVEWFEEHNIEVKKPKLDVEIKQTPSGGIRVVGSSNYLSEREAVDFLKSYMIRNAIVEVSRNATLDDLEAVIFGREAKNLQFIPLTTAAMDTVRGMGFSNIICVEHLDQDELVEQILSKLGKIRVYTKAPNSQPVDKPILLDGGATVIDLAAKIHKDFLKFFSFARLWRRGLPEGVKVGRNFRLMDGDVVELHTS
- a CDS encoding TSUP family transporter, yielding MVEPLLPLILLLIGLLVGFFSSLLGLGGGVILVPILILGFGLTTQRCEHKLSSCFSNRCLSDLGIC
- a CDS encoding sulfite exporter TauE/SafE family protein: MSTSLVAVLATAASATLEYARQKRIVFRLGLLTIAATIPGAFLGADISQYVSSRMLAAIFSAIVLCLGFIMLFGQEPKGGSDHPNTKRLASGHLLSQLASFSLFFCVGLVAGLLGIGGGILVVPIYNVLLGVGIYYAVATSTFTIIFTSLAGLLRHYTLGYLLLEYTLPITIGVLIGAQLGPRLNKMLNTQLLRRISALAIIGLSIYLLVTKFLLA